Proteins found in one Takifugu rubripes chromosome 17, fTakRub1.2, whole genome shotgun sequence genomic segment:
- the LOC101077352 gene encoding keratin, type I cytoskeletal 17-like, translated as MNSVYRSGSSALSLSSLPTVGGSRRAMSVSGVRSAKMSYSSSSIGSGFDLSGYATGGGSSGGSGAILSGQEKVTMQNLNDRLATYLDKVRSLESANTKLEQQIRDWYQNQTPTVKDYSKFQLIIDDLRKKISVATQDNARLMLQIDNARLAAEDFRIKFENEMTARMSVEGDIGGLRKVLDDLTNTRSDLEMQVESLREELVYLKKNHAEELAALRNQVSSSCVNVEVDAKPQADMSAVMADIRAQYEAITEKNRRDMESWYKGKFDELNKQVASSTESLQTSRTEVNELKRTLQALQIELQSQLSLKEALDGQLVETESRYSLQLSQLQTLVNELENELRKMRADIQRQAQDYQVLLDIKIRLEREIAEYRRLLDGEEVMKTITVTEVKAVQPPAPVITQRRTVVIEEIVDGKVVSRTEDEREVLKE; from the exons ATGAACAGCGTTTACCGTTCTGGCTCTTCCGCCTTGTCGCTCTCCTCCCTGCCGACGGTCGGCGGCTCCAGACGGGCCATGAGCGTGTCCGGGGTCAGGAGCGCGAAGATGTCCTactcctccagcagcatcgGTTCCGGGTTCGACCTGTCCGGGTACGCGACGGGCGGTGGAAGCAGCGGAGGCAGCGGTGCCATCCTCTCGGGCCAGGAGAAAGTTACCATGCAGAACCTGAACGACCGCCTGGCGACGTACCTGGACAAGGTGCGCTCTCTGGAGTCCGCCAACACAAAACTGGAGCAACAGATCCGCGACTGGTACCAGAATCAGACCCCAACTGTCAAGGATTACAGCAAGTTCCAGCTGATCATCGATGATCTGCGCAAAAAG atcagCGTCGCCACCCAGGACAACGCCAGGCTGATGCTGCAGATCGACAACGCCAGGCTGGCCGCAGAGGACTTCCGGATCAA gTTTGAGAATGAGATGACTGCGCGCATGTCGGTGGAGGGGGACATCGGCGGCCTGCGCAAGGTTCTGGACGACCTCACCAACACCCGCTCCGACCTGGAGATGCAGGTGGAGAGTCTGAGGGAGGAGCTGGTCTATCTGAAGAAGAACCATGCTGAA GAGCTCGCAGCCCTGCGCAACCAAGTgtccagcagctgtgtgaacGTGGAGGTGGATGCGAAGCCTCAGGCTGACATGAGCGCCGTCATGGCAGACATCAGAGCTCAGTATGAGGCCATCACCGAAAAAAACCGCCGCGATATGGAAAGCTGGTACAAGGGGAAG TTCGACGAGCTGAACAAGCAGGTGGCGTCGAGCACAGAGAGCCTTCAGACCTCCAGGACGGAGGTCAACGAGCTGAAGAGGACCCTCCAGGCCCTCCAGATCGAGCTGCAGTCCCAGCTCAGCCTG AAAGAGGCCTTGGACGGCCAGCTCGTGGAGACCGAGTCCCGCTACAGCCTGCAGCTGAGCCAGCTCCAGACCCTCGTCAACGAGCTGGAGAACGAGCTGCGCAAGATGAGGGCTGACATTCAGAGGCAGGCACAAGATTACCAGGTGCTGCTCGACATCAAAATCAGGCTCGAGAGGGAGATCGCCGAGTACAGAAGGCTGCTGGACGGAGAGGAAGTAAT GAAAACCATCACTGTCACCGAGGTTAAAG cagtcCAGCCGCCGGCTCCGGTCATAACTCAGAGGAGAACCGTGGTGATCGAGGAGATCGTAGATGGAAAGGTGGTATCTCGCACAGAAGATGAGCGCGAGGTCCTCAAGGAGTAA